The following proteins come from a genomic window of Hydractinia symbiolongicarpus strain clone_291-10 chromosome 2, HSymV2.1, whole genome shotgun sequence:
- the LOC130629624 gene encoding uncharacterized protein LOC130629624, which translates to MRKILSVLNMACKSLRERVELVFENENFDELPQIYAELNKKFKCNSVLPSTDVLQKQLTFGFIQRNCHAEYYLPAYVKAKKDGCAITLKSQVNGNCLYSSMALCLFGKNVMVDDLRILVSVELMMNASFYCKHPLFSSILALPESLFKSMEDILNMSVCNSAFNTDKKQENLVKEVAILNLVDRKYCSFLAMLALSSVTNRNSLKNNKNSIAVLKTCCLAH; encoded by the exons ATGCGGAAGATTCTTTCCGTTCTCAACATGGCTTGCAAGAGCTTGAGAGAGCGTGTGgagttagtttttgaaaacgaaaattttGATGAGCTACCTCAAATTTACGCcgaattaaataaaaagtttaaatgtaattctgttttgccatctactgacgtgttgcaaaaacaacttacttttggttttatccaaagaaATTGCCATGCAGAATACTACCTTCCTGCCTATGTGAAAGCAAAGAAGGATGGTTGCGCAATTACGTTGAA GTCTCAGGTCAATGGAAATTGCCTGTACAGTTCTATGGCGTTGTGTTTGTTTGGGAAAAATGTGATGGTTGACGACTTACGAATTCTTGTGTCAGTGGAGCTAATGATGAATGCTAGCTTTTACTGTAAGCATCCTCTATTTTCTTCTATCCTTGCTCTTCCAGAAAGTCTCTTTAAATCTATGGAAGATATTCTCAATATGTCTGTCTGCAATTCTGCATTTAACACagacaaaaaacaagaaaacttaGTTAAGGAGGTAgccattttaaatttagtagATCGGAAATATTGTtcctttcttgctatgcttgctCTGTCATCTGTCACAAACaggaattctttaaaaaacaacaaaaactccatcgccgtgctaaaaacatgttgtctcGCTCACTAG